From one Acidobacteriota bacterium genomic stretch:
- a CDS encoding helix-turn-helix domain-containing protein, whose product MAKKAELNNEFFESIKAGLNAAIEHAEGKRQDLRTTTLPRPPDQFSATEIANFRAQLNVSQAVFARYLNISPKTVQSWEQGHGKPNGASLKLLSIARKNPKVLIDA is encoded by the coding sequence ATGGCGAAAAAAGCTGAATTGAACAATGAATTTTTCGAGAGTATCAAGGCAGGGTTGAATGCCGCGATCGAACACGCCGAGGGCAAGCGCCAAGATCTTCGCACCACGACGCTGCCGCGTCCGCCAGATCAGTTTTCGGCAACAGAGATCGCCAATTTTAGAGCTCAGCTCAACGTTTCCCAGGCAGTTTTCGCCCGATATCTGAATATCTCCCCGAAAACCGTACAGTCCTGGGAACAAGGCCACGGCAAACCCAACGGCGCCAGCCTCAAACTCTTGTCAATAGCTCGAAAAAATCCAAAAGTACTTATCGATGCTTAG
- a CDS encoding type II toxin-antitoxin system VapC family toxin, whose protein sequence is MKSRVYIETSVVSFYHETRTEPDMIARREWTRKFWDVAGEEYTLLTSVAVLEELERGEFPNKEAALDLVSGLTLLPNIEEIDLIVDVYIQRMIMPADPGGDARHLALASFHKCDFLLTWNCKHLANANKFGHIRKVNDILGLYNPSLVTPMELLGDLYEA, encoded by the coding sequence ATGAAATCGCGAGTTTATATCGAGACGTCCGTAGTAAGTTTTTATCACGAAACTCGTACCGAGCCCGATATGATCGCTCGTCGCGAATGGACTCGTAAATTTTGGGATGTCGCTGGCGAAGAATATACGCTGCTTACGAGCGTCGCGGTGTTGGAAGAACTTGAGAGAGGCGAATTTCCGAACAAGGAAGCAGCACTCGACCTTGTTAGCGGACTGACGCTCCTTCCGAATATCGAGGAGATTGATCTTATCGTCGATGTGTATATCCAACGCATGATAATGCCCGCTGATCCGGGCGGAGATGCCCGACACCTAGCACTTGCTTCTTTTCATAAATGCGATTTTCTTCTGACATGGAATTGCAAACACCTCGCAAATGCGAATAAATTCGGGCATATCCGAAAGGTTAATGATATTCTTGGATTGTACAATCCCTCTTTGGTGACTCCTATGGAACTGTTAGGAGATTTATATGAAGCGTGA
- a CDS encoding protein kinase — protein MKECPECKICYNDNVAMCPADRKETRFALPGDQLLAGRYFLERQLGKGAMGQVYLARDKKFDARWVAVKTVRQDLLSSDDLQEGEAIARFEREAQSAASIQHPNTVSVTDFGETPEGVFYLVMEYVEGETLHRLLRREGTLSIKRAVKLLRQIADGVEAAHDRGILHRDLKPANIFLMSKGRAGDDGFIKVGDFGLAKIVHQTVTDINSKASPSSRGIIGTPEFMAPEQMQPELGVDVRADIYALGTIAYLMLGGRTPFTGDLMQLVMQKVMHAAPALSTLRSDVPADVERVIMRALDTEKDRRPASVRDWITELEAAAGDADVPQGSGAARLVIMAPIGAEVYVDDERRGSVGRSGRLVLSGVPAGQHILRVSNTGEKDDERVIELREGGEEQVIQAQLRPMKGTASQPSPSSHGGATESSIMPGIVACSNCSARFAEGVKFCGRCGNRTFNVVSLGATSRGYTNCPRCQSVLPQNAKFCGRCGMQFGQSLPQTPGFSVPGIQPQSVQRICGKCGAVIAPGARFCGKCGGGLI, from the coding sequence ATGAAAGAATGTCCCGAATGCAAGATCTGTTATAACGACAACGTCGCGATGTGTCCGGCCGACCGCAAGGAGACGCGGTTCGCGCTGCCGGGCGACCAGTTGCTTGCCGGGCGGTACTTTCTCGAACGACAACTCGGAAAAGGCGCGATGGGACAGGTCTACCTGGCGCGCGACAAAAAGTTTGACGCGCGCTGGGTCGCGGTCAAGACCGTTCGCCAGGATCTTCTTTCGAGCGACGATCTGCAGGAAGGCGAGGCGATCGCGCGATTCGAACGCGAAGCGCAGTCGGCGGCATCGATCCAGCATCCGAATACGGTCAGCGTCACCGACTTCGGCGAAACGCCCGAAGGCGTCTTCTATCTCGTGATGGAATATGTCGAAGGCGAAACGCTCCATCGTCTGCTGCGCCGCGAGGGAACTCTGTCGATCAAGCGGGCCGTAAAGCTCCTGAGGCAGATAGCCGACGGCGTCGAAGCCGCGCACGATCGCGGAATTCTGCATCGCGACCTCAAGCCGGCGAACATCTTCCTGATGTCGAAGGGCCGCGCCGGCGATGACGGATTCATCAAGGTCGGCGATTTCGGGCTTGCGAAGATCGTCCATCAGACCGTTACCGATATCAATTCGAAAGCGTCTCCGTCATCGCGCGGCATCATCGGAACTCCCGAGTTTATGGCTCCGGAACAGATGCAGCCGGAACTCGGAGTCGACGTCCGCGCCGACATTTATGCTCTCGGGACGATCGCTTATCTGATGCTCGGCGGACGAACGCCGTTTACGGGCGATCTGATGCAGCTCGTGATGCAGAAGGTGATGCACGCGGCGCCGGCATTGTCGACATTGCGTTCGGACGTTCCGGCCGACGTCGAACGGGTGATTATGCGGGCGCTCGACACCGAAAAGGACAGGCGTCCGGCGTCGGTTCGTGATTGGATCACCGAACTTGAGGCGGCTGCCGGCGATGCCGACGTGCCGCAGGGCAGCGGCGCCGCGCGGCTCGTGATCATGGCGCCGATCGGCGCCGAGGTCTACGTCGATGACGAACGGCGCGGCAGTGTCGGGCGATCGGGCCGACTGGTTTTGTCCGGCGTTCCCGCAGGCCAGCATATTCTGCGTGTTTCCAACACCGGCGAGAAGGACGACGAACGCGTCATTGAACTTCGAGAGGGCGGCGAAGAACAGGTGATTCAGGCGCAGCTGCGGCCGATGAAGGGAACCGCGAGCCAGCCGTCGCCGTCCAGCCACGGCGGGGCGACCGAGTCGAGCATAATGCCCGGGATCGTCGCTTGTTCGAACTGCAGCGCGCGGTTTGCCGAAGGCGTGAAGTTCTGCGGGCGATGCGGAAACCGGACGTTCAATGTCGTCAGTCTCGGCGCCACATCCCGCGGTTACACGAATTGCCCGCGGTGCCAGTCGGTCCTGCCGCAGAACGCGAAATTCTGCGGAAGGTGCGGGATGCAGTTCGGCCAGTCTTTGCCCCAGACACCTGGCTTTTCGGTTCCCGGGATCCAGCCTCAGAGCGTGCAGCGGATCTGCGGCAAATGCGGCGCCGTGATCGCACCCGGCGCTCGTTTTTGCGGCAAGTGCGGCGGCGGCTTGATTTGA
- a CDS encoding DUF4190 domain-containing protein: MKICPQCRQTYTDDGLNFCLSDGSILDAAPAPEAKTVFFETPRVTNEYRPEPQFQPPAVWQNQQNIQPAQYGAVTRQNGNTDRSLPIISLLLGVFAMFLGCFLIGIPLGLGAIVTGGLGIKNEINEPNRFGGRGLAIGGIVTGAVGLAIGFIFLILFMAG, from the coding sequence ATGAAGATCTGTCCACAATGCCGGCAAACTTATACGGATGACGGATTGAATTTCTGTTTGAGCGACGGAAGCATTTTGGATGCCGCACCTGCTCCGGAGGCAAAGACGGTCTTTTTCGAAACGCCGAGGGTAACCAACGAATACCGTCCCGAGCCGCAGTTTCAGCCGCCGGCGGTTTGGCAGAACCAGCAGAACATCCAGCCCGCGCAGTACGGCGCGGTCACGCGACAAAACGGCAATACCGACCGATCCTTGCCGATCATCTCGCTCCTTTTGGGCGTTTTCGCGATGTTCCTCGGTTGTTTTCTGATCGGAATTCCGCTCGGACTCGGAGCGATCGTCACCGGCGGCCTCGGAATCAAGAACGAGATCAACGAACCGAATCGATTCGGCGGCCGCGGATTGGCGATCGGCGGAATAGTGACCGGCGCGGTCGGGCTCGCGATCGGTTTCATTTTCCTCATTTTATTTATGGCGGGCTGA
- a CDS encoding protein kinase: MRVTLRVIAGPQTGRVFTFDQHETFMIGRGEDSHFCLPQDRYFSRHHCILEMAPPQCFLRDLGSTNGTFVNGIRVESVYLKSGDRIQGGETVLEVEVTGDPDLSRPTADDIGNRTIPSMITVACLNCGLPSEAEVSRPDARMTFLCDDCREKLKQNPQPIPNYQMIRMLGQGGMGSVMLARHITDGRPVAIKTLLPEVAVSEQSMKRFIREIEVAASLQHPHIVSYIEHGTHNGIIYLVTEFVAGMDASKLAKERGGRLPYPEVVKIIEQTLSALDFAHAQGFVHRDIKEQNILVNGNFPGYIAKLTDFGLAKSYKQTGMSGVTMVGDVAGTIAYMPPEQVRDFKEVRPPSDIYATGMTAYSLLTGAHALDIGPRAGIAETVKAIFEKPIIPISQRTLDVPLRVASVIETAIAKQVELRWRSAGEMRDALLRAIN; this comes from the coding sequence ATGCGAGTAACACTTCGCGTAATCGCGGGTCCGCAAACAGGACGCGTCTTTACGTTTGACCAACACGAGACGTTTATGATCGGGCGCGGCGAGGACTCGCATTTTTGCCTCCCCCAGGACCGTTATTTTTCGCGCCACCATTGCATTTTGGAGATGGCGCCGCCGCAGTGTTTTCTTCGCGATCTCGGCTCGACGAACGGAACCTTCGTCAACGGTATCCGCGTCGAATCGGTGTATTTGAAGAGCGGCGACCGGATTCAGGGCGGGGAAACGGTGCTTGAGGTCGAGGTCACGGGCGATCCGGATCTGTCCCGGCCGACGGCTGACGACATCGGAAACAGAACGATTCCGTCGATGATCACGGTCGCTTGCCTCAACTGCGGCCTGCCGTCCGAGGCTGAAGTGTCGAGACCCGACGCGCGTATGACGTTCCTTTGTGACGACTGCCGCGAGAAACTCAAACAGAACCCGCAGCCGATCCCGAATTATCAGATGATCCGGATGCTCGGACAGGGCGGAATGGGAAGCGTGATGCTCGCGCGGCACATAACCGACGGCCGGCCGGTGGCGATCAAGACCCTTCTGCCCGAAGTCGCCGTCTCGGAGCAGTCAATGAAGCGTTTCATTCGCGAGATCGAGGTCGCGGCGAGCCTTCAGCATCCGCATATCGTCAGTTACATCGAGCACGGCACGCACAACGGAATCATCTATCTCGTCACCGAATTCGTCGCCGGAATGGATGCGTCGAAACTTGCGAAGGAACGCGGCGGGCGTTTGCCTTATCCGGAAGTGGTGAAGATCATCGAGCAAACCCTTTCGGCGCTCGACTTTGCGCACGCGCAGGGTTTCGTGCATCGTGACATCAAGGAACAGAACATCCTCGTGAACGGCAATTTCCCGGGCTATATCGCGAAACTGACCGATTTCGGACTTGCAAAGAGTTACAAACAGACCGGAATGAGCGGCGTCACGATGGTCGGCGACGTGGCCGGGACGATCGCCTATATGCCGCCCGAGCAGGTCCGCGATTTCAAGGAAGTGCGGCCGCCGTCGGACATCTACGCGACTGGAATGACGGCATATTCGTTGCTTACCGGAGCGCACGCTCTCGACATCGGCCCGCGCGCCGGAATCGCCGAAACGGTCAAGGCGATCTTCGAAAAGCCCATCATCCCGATCAGCCAGAGAACTCTCGACGTGCCTTTGCGGGTTGCGAGCGTGATCGAAACCGCGATCGCCAAACAGGTCGAACTCCGCTGGCGATCAGCCGGCGAGATGCGCGACGCCCTCTTGCGCGCGATCAATTGA
- a CDS encoding O-antigen ligase family protein, whose amino-acid sequence MFAKITSAVLLLFLFSLGFMQPFMYLGSAKIQVSDGIFPVLFLLTAFGVAFSAYEFPKSRFVYVLLFFLAAMAFSALAADDWQSASLKLAGKTYLALIPLVTVTIVRSADDLRRAVQISIGAAAVCIGVGLVSAFLFYADRDNWLLGYTLFHYGTLPPGNYPRISSTFLNANMLANYLSVAALIIIAGRREGIIGRVCAAVLLGGCAICAMLTFSPGIGGFFFAAGIWLFTEKKRRSAVLLISFATLFLLVAAVSPKPQSTPLFSVAVPFTELKLEPSARALTWIDAAKTFARNPVFGRGLGENTCLVRYDDLSGVDQTLTDAHNTFLNVSAESGIVGLAAVLLICGFLVRFVRTEDEPLKLLVIAFLSAFVYQGLTGSFEDARHLWALMGLILARERILSS is encoded by the coding sequence ATGTTCGCTAAGATCACATCCGCGGTTCTATTGCTGTTCCTCTTTTCGCTCGGGTTCATGCAGCCCTTTATGTATCTTGGCTCGGCTAAGATCCAGGTCTCGGACGGCATTTTTCCGGTCTTGTTTCTTTTGACCGCATTCGGCGTCGCTTTCAGCGCCTACGAGTTCCCGAAATCGCGTTTTGTCTACGTATTGCTTTTCTTTCTCGCCGCGATGGCGTTTTCGGCGCTGGCCGCCGACGATTGGCAATCCGCGTCCCTGAAACTCGCCGGAAAAACATACCTTGCGCTGATCCCTCTGGTGACCGTGACGATCGTCCGGTCCGCCGACGATCTTCGGCGCGCGGTTCAGATATCGATCGGAGCGGCCGCGGTTTGCATCGGCGTCGGCCTGGTTTCGGCGTTTCTCTTTTACGCCGACCGCGATAACTGGCTGCTTGGTTACACTTTGTTCCACTATGGAACCTTGCCGCCCGGAAACTACCCGCGCATCTCGTCCACCTTCCTCAACGCAAATATGCTCGCGAATTATCTCAGCGTCGCGGCGTTGATCATCATCGCGGGCCGGCGTGAAGGTATTATCGGACGCGTTTGTGCCGCGGTTCTTCTCGGTGGATGCGCAATTTGCGCGATGCTGACTTTTTCGCCAGGGATCGGCGGATTTTTCTTCGCGGCCGGAATCTGGCTCTTCACGGAAAAGAAACGACGCTCCGCGGTCCTGCTGATCTCGTTCGCGACCCTTTTCCTGCTCGTCGCCGCAGTTTCGCCGAAGCCGCAATCGACGCCATTGTTCTCGGTCGCCGTCCCGTTCACCGAACTTAAACTCGAACCGAGCGCACGCGCGCTGACCTGGATCGACGCCGCGAAGACCTTCGCCCGGAATCCGGTTTTCGGTCGCGGACTAGGTGAAAACACGTGTCTCGTGCGTTACGACGATCTCTCGGGCGTCGACCAGACGCTGACCGATGCGCATAACACGTTCCTGAACGTCTCCGCTGAATCGGGTATCGTCGGACTCGCCGCCGTTTTGCTTATCTGCGGTTTTTTGGTCAGGTTCGTGCGCACCGAAGACGAGCCGCTGAAGCTGCTCGTAATCGCGTTCCTTTCGGCATTCGTCTATCAGGGGCTGACCGGTTCGTTCGAAGACGCAAGGCATCTTTGGGCGCTGATGGGATTGATCCTGGCGCGAGAGCGGATTTTGAGTTCGTGA
- a CDS encoding SIS domain-containing protein: protein MSIMLQEIAEQPVALERMIQAEHNKYIKLASHLASREIDLIVLVARGSSDNASLFGRYLLEITTGIPVSLSAPSVFTLYNAKLNLKRALVIGVSQSGEGTDINEVLESAKRSGAFTLGITNESESSMAKIADETLLTHAGREMSVAATKTYTGQMLHFYMLAAALSDAKIAYDKIPHFSALALQLTSDVEEIVKRYAFMENCVVVGRGLNYGNSYELALKLMETCYVIAERFSSADFFHGPLAIVERRFPVIMFGPAGVTRASSVDLLRRLRDLHADSLSITNDPDIANLSSRSLLMPAEIDEFLSPIPFIIPAQLFAAMLAKEKGLDADAPRSLSKVTKTL, encoded by the coding sequence ATGTCGATAATGCTGCAGGAAATCGCCGAACAACCGGTCGCGCTCGAACGGATGATTCAGGCGGAACACAACAAATACATCAAACTCGCGAGCCATCTTGCGTCGAGGGAGATCGATCTGATCGTCCTTGTGGCGCGCGGAAGTTCCGACAACGCATCGCTTTTCGGCAGATACCTGCTCGAGATCACGACCGGCATTCCGGTCTCGCTTTCGGCGCCGTCGGTGTTCACGCTTTACAACGCGAAACTGAATTTGAAGCGCGCCTTGGTGATCGGCGTGTCGCAGTCGGGCGAGGGAACCGACATCAACGAGGTTCTCGAAAGCGCGAAGCGTTCGGGAGCGTTCACGCTCGGGATCACCAACGAATCCGAATCGTCGATGGCGAAAATCGCCGACGAGACTCTTCTGACGCATGCCGGGAGAGAAATGTCGGTTGCGGCCACCAAGACCTACACCGGCCAAATGCTTCATTTCTATATGCTTGCCGCGGCGCTTTCGGATGCGAAGATCGCCTACGACAAGATTCCGCATTTTTCCGCGCTCGCCCTGCAACTGACCTCTGATGTCGAAGAGATCGTCAAGCGTTACGCTTTTATGGAAAACTGCGTCGTCGTCGGCCGCGGCTTGAACTACGGCAACTCATACGAACTCGCTTTGAAACTGATGGAAACCTGCTACGTCATCGCCGAACGATTTTCGTCCGCGGACTTTTTTCACGGCCCTCTGGCGATCGTCGAACGCCGTTTTCCGGTGATCATGTTCGGCCCGGCCGGCGTCACCAGGGCGAGCAGCGTCGATCTGCTCAGACGGTTGCGGGACCTTCACGCCGACAGTCTCTCGATCACGAATGATCCGGACATCGCCAATCTTAGTTCGCGCTCCTTGTTGATGCCGGCCGAGATCGACGAATTCCTGTCGCCGATCCCGTTTATCATTCCGGCGCAGCTTTTTGCCGCGATGCTTGCCAAAGAAAAAGGGCTCGACGCCGACGCGCCGAGATCACTCTCGAAGGTGACCAAAACGCTCTGA
- a CDS encoding YihY/virulence factor BrkB family protein produces the protein MIDAIFYFVDFVKLLYKKAFHDDIFSRAAQVAFYFSFSLFPLLFFLVSLFGLVLDSTVDLKSELYAYMRQLMPLTAFDLVQKTVEEIIANSSGGKLTLGILIAVWSASAGMDSLRVALNSVYEVREKRSWLKTKGLSIGMTLALTILAAVVLGLVFYGWQLVQIALGWIGFQITSPLVLVSVEWLAMLAIMLFACELIYNLMPSFPELDWKWITPGSFVAIALWLLLTTAFRLYLEYFNTYNKTYGSLGAVIILMLWLYLTALVILIGGAINSVLIELKRNEPTAEPTT, from the coding sequence ATGATCGACGCCATCTTTTATTTTGTCGACTTCGTGAAACTCCTTTACAAGAAGGCGTTTCACGACGACATTTTCAGTCGGGCGGCGCAAGTCGCCTTTTACTTTTCATTCTCACTTTTCCCACTGCTGTTCTTTCTTGTTTCTTTGTTCGGCCTTGTGCTCGATTCAACCGTCGACCTCAAGTCCGAACTCTACGCCTATATGAGGCAGTTGATGCCCTTGACGGCGTTTGACCTCGTTCAGAAGACCGTCGAAGAGATCATTGCGAACAGTTCCGGCGGCAAACTCACGCTCGGGATCTTGATCGCCGTCTGGTCGGCGTCGGCGGGTATGGACAGTCTGCGGGTCGCACTCAACTCCGTTTACGAAGTCCGTGAAAAACGCTCCTGGCTCAAGACCAAAGGACTTTCGATCGGGATGACGCTTGCGCTCACGATCCTCGCAGCCGTCGTGCTCGGCTTGGTCTTCTACGGCTGGCAATTGGTGCAGATCGCTCTTGGCTGGATTGGGTTCCAGATCACTTCCCCACTCGTCCTCGTGTCCGTCGAATGGCTCGCGATGCTTGCGATAATGCTCTTCGCGTGCGAACTGATCTACAACCTGATGCCGTCGTTCCCGGAACTTGACTGGAAATGGATCACGCCTGGTTCGTTCGTCGCGATCGCGCTTTGGTTGTTGCTGACAACGGCCTTTCGCCTTTATCTCGAGTACTTTAATACATACAATAAAACCTACGGTTCGCTCGGCGCGGTGATTATTCTGATGCTTTGGCTCTATCTGACGGCGCTCGTCATTCTCATAGGCGGGGCCATAAACTCAGTGTTAATAGAGCTTAAGCGAAATGAACCGACCGCAGAACCGACAACTTGA